The Zerene cesonia ecotype Mississippi chromosome 9, Zerene_cesonia_1.1, whole genome shotgun sequence DNA window AggcgtttttaaattttcataccaATAGCTCTCGACGACGATATGACTTTGAAGATAGTTTTTACGCTCGCGCGCAGCTAGTCGATAGTAATCAACCGAAGGTGAAAATCatcgaataataaatattacttacaaaGAGGATTtgctattattttcatattcctTTGACTTAACGTGGCTCGTTACTCAAACGCAATATGTTGTACCACGTGTACACGTGTGCACGTGGGGGTAACGAGGCGCACGTGCGCGGCGCAGGACTACACACTGCGCGACGGGCGCGTGGTGCGGTTCGCGGACTCGCAGTTCCTGGTGTTCATCAACCGCGCGTCGGCGTGCGCGCTGGCGCTGGCGCGGCTGCGCTGCGCGGGCGCGCCGCTCTTCGCCGCGCCGCTCTACAAGTTCGGCTACTGCTCGCTCTCCAACATCCTCAGCGCCTGGTGCCAGTATGAGGCGCTCAAGTACGTCAGCTTCCCCACGCAGGTCGGTCCCGCTCGCCCCTCCCCACCCTTCCCCCCCGCGCCCCCCTCATTAGAACACTGCCTAATCCAAACTCaatcttaaacatttatttattctataagaCTTATTCTAGAAGTACATTTCATGAATCTTCATAACATAAGAAACGAACTGAAATCAACCGTCTACTGTTCAAAATCTTATGGTCCCTCGAGCcggaataatataaaaggaaatGCAGTTTTATaggttttcatatatttagcGGCGGGTTATCTCTAGGTACTGTCCAAGTCGTGCAAGGTGATCCCGGTGATGCTGATGGGCAAGCTGATCTCGCGCAACACGTACGAGCTGTACGAGTACGCGTCGGCGCTGCTCATCTCCGTCGGCATGGTCATGTTCATGTACGGGAGCCATGATGATTACGCTGGTGAGATAtctcaacaattttttattctatcataattattttattaacataaatatcgGTTTTAATAATGactaatattgaaattgttaaagtagaaataaatatatctatcgttgaagaaaatcaaataaaacaaaaaaaaataatattaaaatagcaatagctactttgaataaaataaacggcACTGAATAAAAGGTTTCCACCGTTATTGGCTAGTGTAATATGCAAGTAAACAGCACAAGCGTGTGTGCGCAGCGTCGACAGCGACGTCGGTGTCGGGCGTGTGCCTGCTGGCGCTGTACATGTCGTGCGACAGCTTCACGTCGTCGTGGCAGGGCGCCCTGTTCGCGCGCTACTCGCTGCGCCCGCTGCAGATGATGGGCGCCGTCACGCTCTGCTCCTGCGCGCTCTCCGCCGCCGCGCTGCTGCGCGCCCCCCGCGGGCCCCTGCTGGCGCTGCTGCAGGTGCGCACCCCACACACCCCGCACACCCCGCACGCCCCGCACGCTCTGCTCCTGCGCGCTCTCCGCCGCCGCGCTGCTGCAAGCATACACCAATCCACGCTATGCTCAtagtattcaaattaaaactcaatacaaacatgtatattaattaataaaagtttaaattctaAAAGAACGTAACGTGGCTTCCAGCACCCGATATTCGTGTCCGACTGCGTGCTGCTGTCGGCCAGCTCGGCGCTGGGGCAGGTGCTCATCTACCGCACCATCGCGCGCTTCGGCGCTGTCGTCTTCACCATCATCATGACGCTCAGACAGGTACATCCCGACCCCACACATCCCACACCGTACGCTTCCTCTTCACACTTCTCATTCACTTTTTCACATGTTAATGTGAATTAACCCCGTCCGTCCTACGTCCCTTGGTCGTACGTCGCCAAATCTATATTTCCATCCatctttttgttatatttttcctgTCCCGAGctggatattataaaaaaagacgGAGAAGAAGAAAAACTTCACTCAATGACGTGCTCTCGTTCGTTGggttcggtagtttttaatgaaatttacatgtgtatacttatataaaataaatatatactactatacttcttaaaattcatatgttatatttcatttgtcaCAAAAAGAATCTGTattacttgaataaataaaataaattaaatgaaaaaaaaatcctctgtaattatttttgtacatatgtttttcatttataaatcgaTTCACATGTATACGCCTTTACTATAGTCGTATTAATTGCCGTGTCGGTGTTGCAGGCGGTGTCGATCCTGGTGTCGTGCGCGGTGTACGGGCACGCGGTgtcggcgggcggcgcgctgGGCGTGCTGCTCGTGTTCGCCGCCGTGTTCCTGCGCCTGCACTGCCGCCGCCGCCACAAGCGCGCGCCGCAGCCCGCCTAGCGCGCCGccccgccgcccccgccgcccccGTCGCCCCCGCCGCCCTCGTCCCCCCCGCCGCGCACCCTCCTTCTAGACTGTTCTAGAACATTCGAGGCGGTGATCCGGCTGTAAGGGCGACAGCGAGATGCAGCGATGGATCGTTGTAGGGAATTTGACGTAGCGGTGCCGGATTGTTCTCGAACGTTCGGTGTGGGCGCTGCGGCTTTTGCGCGGCGCATTGATTCTAAAACATTCGAAGCGGGAGTGCTCTGCTCAACTGTGCCAGAATGTTCGATGCTTAGGCTTAGAACTATTTCAATCAGCGACTTGGTAGATTCGGGTACCCGGTAGAGCATCTAGTAGTCAATCTGAAAACCTAACAGAATATTTAATCCGGCTCCGTCTCAACCAACAGCGCAGTGCTCCTGTTGTAGAATACTCGCTCTATTCTCTGTGTGATGCAACTTAGTGACAATTTAGAActtttaagatatataattagcactaggataaaaataaataaatttcaaggCCCAGTCAAACTTAAATCTTTCAAGAACTGACACTGAATGGATATTACGTagaacatttacatttttaacatacgtacatacagaattaaaacaaaatgaaagtCAGGTTTATAGaaacattatacaatttacaGAACAGTATCAAGTGGAATTTTTAGAACTGTTCATTAAGTAAccttaatcaataataaaccTTGTGTAAGATGTCATTAGAAATCCTATAATACACTCATAAATCTTGCTAAAACTAGAACTTGGTGGAATATATTTAGAACTACAAAGAGTGACATTAGAACTTAAGACATTTGTAAATGCAACTATTAGAATATTACTTAGGCAAACATATGACAAAGTTAATTCATATCTAATTTactatatgttttaatttgtatccATTCTctattgaaaaatgaaaatattcaagttagtaatacatacatacttatatattttttttaattagcatGGGACTtcgaatattttacatttgtcCAAAACAAGGCCTAGTGAAATTTATTGGTGCAGACTCGGAATTAAATAAGAACTGACTTACGGATCTTTTGGGAATAAATTCCAATTCACTTAAAATCAACCCCGGGACATAATTgccaaataaattttttctcgaataatttaatgaaatgaaattttaaatgtacacatataaatcataattatacgtgtatagtttttattttttactatactAATACTTCAATTGTATTTCGTGTAGACGAATATCACTctactaaaattttataacccacatttaataacagtatttttattattggtagaattgaatatttgactatttcaaatatttgaatgcaataaaaaagttatccttttataatgtaattcgggtaaaactgtaaatttaaacagacagttgtttttaatagaattttccTATAACGACTAAACTATataagatacataatataacctacaaataataaattaataacaaaatgtagTAACTTAGTGTGATGTTTATGAGTTCTAGATGTATATTATCGGTTTGATTTATTGGTATCTacatctaaattataaatctagaATTgttcaaattcattttaacaaGAAATGTCCTATGTATTCCTGTCCTGTTTGTTATCTCTTCAAATTATTGGTGTCTAATTTCaggaaaaattgttatatttatatcatttagaTTGAGTTgtacgtttttatattttagatcaATATATGATTTATGATGTCAATTCATTATACAGaagttaattatgaaatatatcataatatatattatgactaTACATACtgcaatatgtaaatataatttaatgatttaataattactatgtagtgaattttgttaaataatattttgtttagttattGAACcgaaaatctattaaaaacttataaaaattagtacTATTATAAACTGTTCATCAAGAGATATAAATGtacgtaataattaattattatagcacACCCACCAAACGGCACATTAGAGCAGctatcattgtttattttcactgTGTTTCATCGATAAAGCAAATTGTATCGAGATCTTTCTAAGAAATATCTAATCCATTAGTTAGGAAGAactgaaactaaaaattgaaaaaatatttcatttcgttacataaaaaagatggaaaatataatatataaagtgatAGAAAGagatcaataaattttatgaaggTTCACTTCTATCACGTACAGCACAAGCTTAATCTTATTCCGTATTAGACTTAACAGTATCCAGTGTTtagtgtaattataaaatagaactaTTGTAACAAAGTTACgtaattttatgtgttattttctGTAAATACAGTGTTGTGGGTCttagttgaaaaaaatatacctacaagaatgcacaaaaatgttttttatttatgcatttttcATTCCTTTGTTTTAACTACAATATAATTGtagtaaattttttgtgtggtagtcgagcacgcttcgacacgaattgggccagctcgcaccggcgaagtaccacacccccacagaaaattGGCGTGAAGTGGCATTCTGCTGTCCttcgtttggtgagtgggggagcctggaattccatatccttttccttacccttcccagtcctttcctttattcctctcgccaatcctttcttaattccCAATttagtcggcaatccatttctAAGTAAGGTAAGTAAGGTCTGCGATGGATCTTATGaatctctaaatgttcattcCCCAATGTCCAatgtcccaccagctccattgccgacagtgacataaaaaaatcatggaTCCATGATCagccttttataattattatccttCCATCATTTTTAACCCTGCAGAATAAAATGCGctgttaaaatgataaaagtaaaagttaTTGCTAATTATCCTAATCgaacagtaaaaaatattcgaaaatGTTCTGTGGAAggttctaatatttatttaaattatgaataaataagctatcaaaaaataacatcGATATTGTCAAACTCAATGTTGCTGAAATTTGTTtactaagtattatttaattatattacgaaAACATGTTTTGGCTCTCGAATCCCATCAGTGTGAATAATTACTATGAATTTAAAGAGTTCCAGAACAATCTTTTTTCGAAATCACACCAATAAAGGTAAGATAAAGCATAAACTTGGGaacaaaagttattaaaaaatactgttttaatgTTTCCACAAGTTTCAATATTAGAGGTCTAAAAAATTACCGCTACCTagtcaaagaaaaagataGTTCCTGGGATTTACCCGCATAGTCCTCGTTTCCGTGGTGTTTCTCCCTGGTGTTTGTCCCTGGACGCAAACTAtctttttaccaaatttcatccaagtCGATTTTATGGTTTTAGCGTAAAGAATGGACAAACAGATACTCTttcctttacaatattagGATGCATATCtactttatttctattattctgTTACGCGATAGTTCTTGTTGTAAAGAAAGGCCAAGCCATAATGTGCTGACTAAACTGTGGAAGGGTCGTAGAGAAACATTGATATTGATGAGATCTGAAATTTTCATCCTTAAAAATGTCAAGTGATGTTGGTTGGTTGGGTAGGTTGGATATCATAGTCTTCTTAAGCGAGGGAAGGTTGGATATCATAGTCTGTGTGCTCGTTATTAACTCTGTATATTGTGTTTATGCCATAAAAGTGGGCAGCTGACCTGGTGGTTCGACTGAtgaccaccacccatgaataAGAGGTAAAGCCTCTACAAATGCGTTGCTCGCTTTTAAGAGGtatgggataaggaaaggattgacgactgaaaagaaggaatgaactggaaagggtgaggaTGGGGAAATGGGCCATCTATAGGAGTTTGTAACATTCCCTTTGTGAGTTGGTATCAAGGCCCATAGTGTAGGGATTCTCACCTAACGGCTTACACTGTGTCCATAGAGCGGATGCTGGCGCATGTGCTGGTAACGTTGGTGGTGGCGCTGGGCATGGCGCCGTGCGTGCTGCAGCGCGCCTGCCCCGCCCGCGCGCCGCATCCTCCGTCCAGTGTCTGCCTGCATCGTATTCCGAACCACAAGTATATCAtatgtttataagtataaaaaagttatcaatgttataaaacgtTCAAGAAAAAGTGTGATGGCTACGCTATgatgcatattttaaacactCCATGCTATCTATTGAGCATTTATGTTACAGTTTAGACACATATCTCGTCATCGCGTTATAGTTCCTACATGTTGTAGCCTTGTTATTTAGCTTAGTACAGTATTTTCTGTAATATTTCACGTAAATAATCAGCGTCTGCAGTTTGCAAACATTCGATCTGTTGAACTAAAGCTATAGATAATTGCTGTTGGACATGTTAACAATATACTgcaattaaacttttatttaaccaATGTTTTAGTAGGTGCACCAACCGCAATATGTGAAGGTTTTCACATATTATGAGCctacgtataaaaaaaataaatttaatcaaatgttttatcttTAGGTCTTCAACACCCAAATGTTCGAAAAAGTGTTGAAGAGTTACTTCACATCTAAATTCCAGTAGATACGACTTCGTTGTAATTCAGTTTAGAAGATATTTCCTGGTaagtatatagataaaaaacgccaccttataattttatatatattataatttatcgtcAGAAATTTACGGAATGTGAGAAGCAATATTGATCAAAGCCGTACATTCTTGTTGCGTTGGAAATATtgttctaattaaataaattaccgtgtctatacaaaaacaattatatcgTTTATTAACGAttacaagtaaaattaaacagagcCCATGTATTCATGGGCtctgttataattttacttgtaTTACACCTAGGCGcaattcatataaatgcataataagACAAAGGTATGGCCAGCGAATATTTGGCGGATGATCAAATGTCTCGTCCGCcgattatttacaaaatacaacgattgttgtcatttatcaCATCCATTGCCCTCCTACCACGAGATTAATTCTTATTAGtaccataattttatttactaaatatttcagattaatattttttattgttggcATATTGTAGTAAACTTACATATACGTAGAAACTTGGTATTTGATAATACCTAAAGGAAGAAATACAAATGGCCCACTTAGTTActgtaatgtttaaaaaatctgcCCCTTAACTTCTTATTGTTCCTTTTTGCACAAAGAGTAGAACTTTTTTtgtcttattaaaaaacagcAGTTCAACAAGTTTCATTTTGAACGACCTATTTACCATCACTAACTTTGGGATAAggtttacaaaaaatactctCCGttctctataatattttaatatcaataaattacacGCAAATCACAAATTGCACAAATGGGCGCACATAGTAGGAGGGTGTGCGATGTACGAGCGGGTATATGTGCGCGTGCGGCGGTGCGCGCGCGAGTGCTCCTGCCGACGCTGCTTCGCCTGCCGCTGGCTGCTCTGCTGCTTCTACTGCCGCTGCGCCTGCCACAAGTCCACGGACTGATGGATGCTGTACTGTATCTAGCGATCGCACTCGTTGCGCTGCAACAGGTCTTAATGTTCTATTCATTTGTTTAGGGTCTAATTAGGTGTTTGTCAAGAATCAAGATTATACAAGTAgtataattcaaatttgtcaaatgtatgtattacGACTTGGTGTGTTACGCATATACTCTCTCTTATATAGTCTTTAGAATGAAAAGGTTAAATTTCGTCCACCGAGCAATATCGTCTCAACTTCGACTAACTATTTTATACCGTATTTTATCTACGGATGCGAATGTACGCCCGCTGCAGGGATTCTAAGATTGTATTTAGTATTGACCTAACTCAAGCTCTGTTTGTCATAGTTGTTAGAACATTACTATAAAGTTGTAATATTTGGACAGTTGGTTGTAGGTCCAAGCTCCATAGttgatatatattagatattaacaTAGTAGATATtaacttgatttttttttaacaggtGGCTGGAGATTGCAAGAATTGCGTTGTAAGTATATTAACATGATTTCCAATTCAATTATAGCGGAGTATACCaattgtgtgaaaacattattaatatatttttctagtcTTTGGGCAAGGAAGAAAAGGCAATGTTTCGCGCGCACTCCGAAGCGTGTCTCACGGAATCGCATGTGGATCCGAAACTTTTAGAATCCATGCTTCGCGGCCAGCTGGTCGACGACCCGGCGCTCAGGAAGCACGTGTATTGCGTCTTGCTCAAGTGCAAGGTGATAGGGAAGGACGGCAAGATGCAGAAGGCGGCGGTGCTGGGCAAGCTGGCGGCGAGGAGCGATGGACGAAATGTCACCAAGGTTCGACCGGAAAACATAATGGACTAGATTTCTTTAAGAAGCCCTTGGGaattgttatacataaaaatttaattgattatttacaaCCTATTCGGAAAATAATTTCTGAAGGTTTTGCATTAAGTCACTCAATATATTGCAAACATTCTCATGTTAAAACTTAATACCTGTACCTACCTATCTACACACTATATGTAAGTACCTACGTACTACTCTTCGCATAGACGATTAACGTTCACTATGCCCAAAGAACTCTATCCCTCCTAAATTGGAaacttaatgtataatttttgtttattttgtagagGCGTAGAGGTAAGAGTAGATAGAGTTTGTTAATGGttgataactttaaaatacatttattataataacactagctgcacccggcaaacgctgttctgccttactcttatcgtttagtggtatgaaaaatagatgttagccgattctcagacctacccaatatgcttaccaaatttcagaggaatcggtcaagccgtttcggaggagtatagagactaacattgtgacacgagaattttatatataagacaaGATTATATTCATACGTCACATGACAAcgtataatcattatttttaggtATTGGAGAGCTGTGCAGACCAACGCGGGGACAACCCAGAAGATCTAGCGTGGAACCTCTTCCGTTGCGGATACGACAAGAAAGCAGTCCTTTTCGACTACATGCCAATAGCCACAGATAACGATAGCACGAGCTAATGATGACGAGATCGTCTAGACACAcctttataacaattaattttttaaacttaaccAGTGTTGTTTTGATTCATTACATTGTAACTGCTTTTGTTGAgacgtatttaaataattattcactacctatttattaaataaaattacttacaccaatgttggttttatttagttaatttttaaatataagcatTCGTGCCAAACCGACATGTATGACGACaatgctatttattaatttaatcatgaCTTAATATTCGATCGGTATCTGTGTGTGAATATTCTGTTATATAGACTAAATAACTCGTAATAGTCTGTATAGAAGATGTTATCAGGAAAAATTAAGGCTTACACGATCATATGATGggtatttaaagatataacttgagaaaaaaaaggaaagaacTATACATTAAGTACgtgaatcaaatatattttactttttacgaTTTGAGCGGTGGGAGGAGTATGGATATGGATTATAAGATTATGAGACTGCTCCTATGTTGCTGCTACTGATGTGAGAAAACtgcaaaatgtttttataacatttgaaaCGCACACATAATTTCGATTACTGGGCGATTCCTAGTAGCTAGAAGCAAATGTTTTTGCTTGTAACAAAATATCGAAGTGTTTTGTTtgtgaaaatgttaaaagattTGAATATATAGCGTTTAGTTGTAAATATACTTGTCATTGCTCTCATATAGTCCCATGGAAGGAACCTCCTATTACATCAGTTCGCACTTGGTTGGTTCTGATGCGGTACATCCGCAAATGAAGTCATCGCCCGTAATTGAATGAATGCATTTATTTCAACCTGATACATCTCATTTGAAGGATGCCTATTTATATAGCTTTGTGTTAAGTGCATAGCGCTTTgaacaatgtatttaaataatatcttgaTATGTTTTCGTTAAATAACTGTTAAATTAACGCATTTCCTTATTAACTTCGACTTggtaattgcaaaaaaaaaaaaactgagcaatttatttgaagtcaGTAAAATTGTAGCTGTTACAGCCATCaacttaatattcaataattgtcTAGTTGCACTTAGCACACGCAAGTGTAAATTATGTTCGAAACAGCTTTATGATCTCATTGCAGGCTGTAGGCGGTGACCCACTGTGAGCCTGTGTACTGTGGGAGCTGGCAGTATGCTCGTAAGCCTGTGCCTAAACACATTACGTTTGACATTGCTTTTCCCGCGCTTTAcgatttgtttgttaattgtttatcTGTGCTCACGAAATCACTGGGCGGTACTtcactataaattttaatttatgactaataagtattattaagtttaatattaatttataaaagtgtaGTTTTGTTTGTGAATTCGTTAAAAGTGAGGTGTGAATGTCTAATGTGTGGAAAGCAAGCGAGGATTAGAGAAATAGTTATCGAAGGtaaataatgtgaatatttatatttagcgatataggtatataagtTGCAGatggttattaatatattgattgtGATAACTTATCTTAAAAATCGAGTTTCTGATTATAGAAAGTTCTCCAACTTCCAtaaattatcctatcctatcctacaaatattaggTATAAATAGGTcgctttttatcctgatattcctacgggatacgaacttacgcgggtgaaaccgctggcAGAgccagtttaaatataataataataataataataataaattctttattgtacaccaaaataaaagtaacagAGAAAAACAgcataaagaaatattgtacaaagggcggtcttatcactaacgagtgatctctaccagacAACCTGTGATAATGGAAATGCTGGAAGAACATACTTTTGGAGGTGTAAGCAACTgagcaaattaaattatataatattaataaatatatataacagtgtaaataaatttaatttttaccagATACGACAGAttgaacttttttaatatagtaccttgatttttaatataatacctgAGATTACCTTGCTCTgctctatctatctataatataatgtatatcttTTAATAGGCTACGTACAATTTAGAATTTCGAATCAAATcagattttgaaaatatgtgttgtttttaatatcacatGGTTTTGAATTCAGAATAAATCTGGCTTGTAAGATGCACATAactattgataattttttatttttatgtaaattaaaaaaaaggactgtttacttaaaactttatacgaatatatggatgtttgttactctttcacgcaatacaACTAGTCAAATCTATAAGAAATAAGCACAAAAGTAGATTTTACACTGGGATAGCATATGGGCTACTATCTATTCTGGTACCACGAGTACGCCGCGAGTTCCAGAtagtattatacaaataagacATGAGACTGGGCATCATCCTAGAGGGTATACTTTGTTAGGTTTAAATCTGTAGGTTTTAGTCCTAACTATCAGTAAATAAGCCATCTAGATACACCTTTACACTTACAAATCTTTACAATCTTAACATTTGATGCTACTAATATAGTTTACGTAATAACGTCTTTCATTAATCGATATAAGTCAGACAAGCGTACATACATCAACTACAATATGAAGCGGACGGTGTTACTGTCACGGCGTGTAGGCGTCACGGAGGTTGCACTTTTGGTGCG harbors:
- the LOC119829048 gene encoding adenosine 3'-phospho 5'-phosphosulfate transporter 1 isoform X2, with protein sequence MKGKVFIGLVLIFCVLVTWLFGHFYHELLVAYEQNGTLAQSEYSWVFRLLLNCLGYSTIVLPAFILYKYLERTNYFDKISNTTWLSRILHACFAEQNERLPESVKLKEEGQHETLELVFCFSGLMAAYLVWGLLQEKIMTQDYTLRDGRVVRFADSQFLVFINRASACALALARLRCAGAPLFAAPLYKFGYCSLSNILSAWCQYEALKYVSFPTQVLSKSCKVIPVMLMGKLISRNTYELYEYASALLISVGMVMFMYGSHDDYAASTATSVSGVCLLALYMSCDSFTSSWQGALFARYSLRPLQMMGAVTLCSCALSAAALLRAPRGPLLALLQHPIFVSDCVLLSASSALGQVLIYRTIARFGAVVFTIIMTLRQAVSILVSCAVYGHAVSAGGALGVLLVFAAVFLRLHCRRRHKRAPQPA
- the LOC119829048 gene encoding adenosine 3'-phospho 5'-phosphosulfate transporter 1 isoform X1; translated protein: MLIYFKKGVCNKLVLIFCVLVTWLFGHFYHELLVAYEQNGTLAQSEYSWVFRLLLNCLGYSTIVLPAFILYKYLERTNYFDKISNTTWLSRILHACFAEQNERLPESVKLKEEGQHETLELVFCFSGLMAAYLVWGLLQEKIMTQDYTLRDGRVVRFADSQFLVFINRASACALALARLRCAGAPLFAAPLYKFGYCSLSNILSAWCQYEALKYVSFPTQVLSKSCKVIPVMLMGKLISRNTYELYEYASALLISVGMVMFMYGSHDDYAASTATSVSGVCLLALYMSCDSFTSSWQGALFARYSLRPLQMMGAVTLCSCALSAAALLRAPRGPLLALLQHPIFVSDCVLLSASSALGQVLIYRTIARFGAVVFTIIMTLRQAVSILVSCAVYGHAVSAGGALGVLLVFAAVFLRLHCRRRHKRAPQPA
- the LOC119829003 gene encoding uncharacterized protein LOC119829003, which codes for MDAVLYLAIALVALQQVAGDCKNCVSLGKEEKAMFRAHSEACLTESHVDPKLLESMLRGQLVDDPALRKHVYCVLLKCKVIGKDGKMQKAAVLGKLAARSDGRNVTKVLESCADQRGDNPEDLAWNLFRCGYDKKAVLFDYMPIATDNDSTS